The Synechocystis sp. PCC 7509 genome includes a window with the following:
- a CDS encoding AraC family transcriptional regulator: protein MTANPSRPRIWRSLYLQSIELVHSFCKSYSLPRHFHEELELNIRQGDGWQFNYRGAMYSVPSDTLVVTQPGEAHYADATSAQNCTFRGLRVGVDLLQQVATEVAGRETALPFFSMPIVHDRDLNIQIIQVHQALEQPISQLEQQTLILELLAQLILRCAKYPPCQTKLGEERQPVNRVRAYLEDHYNQEISLEQLAQIANLSSFHLNRSFRKTFGLPPHAYQIQVRILQAKRLLRKEWAIEKVASETGFASQSHFGAYFKRLVCVTPRQYVQDSKNLIDFDA from the coding sequence ATGACAGCAAATCCGTCGCGCCCTAGAATCTGGCGATCACTGTACCTGCAATCGATTGAGTTGGTACATAGTTTTTGCAAAAGCTATTCATTGCCCCGCCATTTTCACGAAGAACTGGAGCTTAATATTAGACAGGGTGACGGCTGGCAATTTAACTACCGAGGCGCAATGTATAGCGTGCCATCAGACACCTTGGTAGTGACCCAACCTGGAGAGGCACATTATGCAGATGCTACGAGCGCTCAAAACTGTACTTTTCGAGGGTTACGGGTAGGTGTAGATTTACTTCAACAAGTGGCAACAGAAGTCGCAGGACGCGAAACAGCGCTGCCATTTTTTTCGATGCCTATAGTCCATGACCGCGACCTGAATATACAAATTATTCAAGTTCATCAAGCTTTAGAACAACCTATCTCTCAGCTTGAACAACAAACATTAATTCTAGAATTATTAGCACAATTAATTCTGCGCTGTGCAAAATATCCACCTTGCCAAACCAAGTTAGGGGAAGAACGTCAGCCCGTCAACCGCGTTCGAGCGTATCTAGAAGACCATTACAATCAAGAGATTTCCTTAGAACAATTAGCACAGATTGCAAATTTGAGTTCCTTTCATCTCAATCGATCTTTTCGCAAAACCTTTGGGCTGCCGCCCCACGCTTATCAAATTCAAGTACGAATATTGCAGGCAAAACGGCTGCTAAGAAAAGAGTGGGCAATCGAAAAAGTAGCCTCTGAAACTGGATTTGCAAGTCAAAGCCATTTTGGAGCATACTTCAAGCGGCTTGTTTGTGTTACTCCGAGGCAATACGTTCAAGACAGCAAGAACTTGATAGATTTCGATGCTTAA
- a CDS encoding quercetin 2,3-dioxygenase — translation MNKQNKPQSFQVNSAEGRAYWGMGILWIMLATAEDTNGEYSCIEELLSQGPAAPPHIHEAADETFYILEGEATFFVEDQPIKATAGSFVSIPRGTKHAFQIDSETARLLNTYVPAGFEYTIMATTVPAQQRTLPPASLPFPDREQSNQALDQVTKKYPAAKTNFLQGFAR, via the coding sequence ATGAACAAACAAAACAAGCCACAATCTTTTCAAGTCAATAGTGCCGAAGGTCGCGCTTACTGGGGTATGGGTATTCTCTGGATTATGCTGGCAACTGCCGAAGATACTAATGGAGAGTATTCCTGTATAGAGGAGCTATTATCGCAGGGCCCAGCAGCACCGCCTCACATCCATGAGGCGGCAGATGAAACCTTCTATATTCTCGAAGGCGAAGCAACCTTCTTTGTAGAAGACCAGCCAATTAAAGCAACCGCCGGGTCGTTTGTGTCAATTCCACGAGGCACAAAACACGCTTTTCAAATCGATTCTGAAACGGCACGATTACTTAATACTTATGTACCCGCAGGTTTTGAGTATACGATTATGGCGACGACAGTACCCGCTCAACAGCGCACATTGCCTCCTGCTTCGCTGCCTTTTCCCGATCGCGAACAATCCAATCAAGCGCTCGATCAAGTTACTAAGAAGTATCCTGCGGCTAAAACCAACTTTCTACAAGGTTTCGCACGCTAA
- a CDS encoding aromatic alcohol reductase encodes MTTKLIVLVAGSTGMLGDKIVSALLDKGNIDVRAMVRQSNDPNAKNHQKIDAMKAKGATIVEGDVMQPETLLSALAGVDVVVSAIGNNEVTVPGQKNLIDAAKQQGVKRFIPSDYSVDYRKLDYGDNDNLDKRKEVFEYLQQSGLEYTLVLNGAFMEFITYMPLFDLEHQIFQYWGDGETPLDFTTTDDTAKYVAEAVSDPLLANMALEVAGDTLTSKQLKATYEGATGSKLTEKSLGSIAEMQAWIAAKKASASSLEEYVYHQYMYAMVSGKGKLDRLGNARYPHIKPMKVKQFLNNRHIS; translated from the coding sequence ATGACTACAAAATTGATAGTTTTGGTTGCTGGTTCTACTGGAATGCTGGGTGATAAGATTGTTTCGGCTTTACTCGACAAAGGCAACATTGATGTTCGAGCAATGGTGCGACAAAGCAACGATCCCAACGCAAAAAATCATCAAAAGATCGACGCAATGAAAGCCAAGGGCGCAACGATTGTAGAAGGTGACGTGATGCAGCCAGAAACACTACTGTCAGCGCTGGCAGGAGTTGATGTAGTCGTCTCTGCGATCGGTAATAATGAAGTGACTGTCCCAGGGCAGAAAAACTTGATTGATGCAGCCAAACAGCAGGGCGTAAAGCGCTTCATTCCCTCTGATTATTCGGTGGACTATCGCAAGCTAGACTACGGTGACAATGACAATTTAGATAAGCGCAAGGAAGTGTTTGAGTATCTTCAGCAAAGCGGTTTGGAATATACCTTAGTTCTCAACGGCGCATTTATGGAATTCATTACTTATATGCCACTGTTTGACCTGGAACATCAGATTTTTCAATACTGGGGCGATGGTGAAACGCCGCTCGATTTCACCACCACTGATGATACTGCCAAGTATGTAGCGGAAGCGGTGAGCGATCCGCTCTTGGCAAACATGGCATTGGAAGTTGCGGGTGACACTCTAACCTCAAAGCAGTTGAAGGCTACTTATGAAGGGGCAACGGGTAGTAAATTAACCGAAAAATCACTGGGCAGTATAGCCGAGATGCAAGCTTGGATTGCTGCCAAAAAAGCTTCAGCTAGCTCTCTTGAGGAGTACGTTTATCACCAGTATATGTACGCGATGGTATCGGGCAAGGGCAAACTCGATCGCCTTGGCAACGCTCGCTATCCTCACATCAAACCCATGAAAGTGAAGCAATTTCTAAACAACCGTCACATTTCTTGA